A single genomic interval of Chloracidobacterium validum harbors:
- a CDS encoding geranylgeranyl diphosphate reductase, with product MRVIVCGGGPGGATAADTLARAGVETVLIEKSFSRIKPCGGAIPPVLVRDFDIPERLIQRRVSAVAVYAPSGRAVTMDIQNGYVGMVCREAFDAFLRQRAGNHGALVIEGRVENVDATERGATVVCTTTGGTRQTLVADAIIGADGANSFVARTFDLHRGGLVAAAVQERFALDTETARRLNERCEIYYDGQYSPDFYGWVFPKADHVAIGTGTAIRSANLKGHLEAFKRHLGIAERPTLREGAPIPLRPYDRWVTNRVALVGDAAGLVASSSGEGIFYAMKSGEMAAQALLECRSDLRAAKLYRAYQKAFLKKYGATFRFLELMQNIYYKNDARREAFVAICRDRGVQDLTFQSYMYKTLVRMPMLDGVRIMSKNFYHLTRALLGLYRPTRLNATPA from the coding sequence ATGCGAGTGATTGTGTGCGGAGGGGGCCCGGGCGGAGCGACAGCGGCAGACACCCTGGCCCGCGCCGGGGTCGAAACCGTCCTTATCGAAAAGAGCTTTTCCCGCATCAAGCCCTGTGGCGGAGCTATCCCCCCGGTGTTGGTGAGAGATTTCGACATCCCTGAGCGACTCATCCAGCGCCGAGTTTCAGCCGTTGCCGTCTATGCGCCATCCGGGCGCGCCGTGACCATGGACATCCAGAATGGTTACGTTGGTATGGTCTGCCGCGAAGCGTTTGACGCTTTCCTCCGCCAACGCGCCGGAAACCATGGCGCGCTGGTTATCGAAGGCCGCGTCGAAAACGTGGACGCGACCGAGCGCGGCGCAACCGTCGTCTGCACCACGACCGGGGGAACCCGCCAAACCTTGGTTGCCGATGCCATCATCGGCGCGGATGGAGCCAATTCCTTCGTCGCCCGAACATTCGACCTGCACCGCGGCGGACTCGTGGCGGCAGCCGTCCAAGAGCGATTTGCGCTCGATACAGAAACGGCGCGCCGTCTCAATGAACGGTGCGAAATCTACTACGATGGACAGTATTCGCCCGATTTCTACGGCTGGGTCTTTCCCAAGGCTGATCACGTGGCGATTGGTACCGGCACGGCAATTCGCAGCGCCAACCTCAAGGGCCACCTTGAAGCATTCAAGCGTCACCTCGGCATTGCAGAGCGTCCAACGCTGCGTGAAGGCGCACCCATTCCACTGCGGCCCTATGACCGGTGGGTTACGAACCGCGTCGCACTGGTCGGCGACGCAGCCGGGCTGGTCGCTTCAAGCTCAGGCGAGGGCATTTTTTACGCCATGAAAAGCGGCGAGATGGCGGCCCAGGCACTGCTCGAATGCCGGTCCGACTTGCGGGCGGCGAAACTCTACCGAGCGTATCAAAAAGCGTTTCTGAAAAAGTATGGGGCAACGTTCCGGTTTTTGGAGCTGATGCAAAACATCTACTATAAGAACGACGCTCGCCGGGAAGCCTTCGTTGCCATTTGCCGCGACCGTGGCGTGCAGGACCTTACCTTCCAGTCCTACATGTACAAGACACTGGTGCGCATGCCGATGCTGGATGGCGTCCGCATCATGAGCAAGAACTTCTATCACCTGACCCGGGCCCTGCTGGGGCTGTATCGCCCAACACGGCTCAACGCAACGCCGGCCTAG
- a CDS encoding BCD family MFS transporter has translation MSSPARPPLSLLATIRLGLLNVTVGMNALLVFGVLNRVLISEWQINAALVGLFVCMHYVVCPMRTLAGYASDTKPLWGYRRTPYIVGGMAVAFGSLILILHSAQWIRTQPVWGSLACAVAFALWGLGLNTASVPYLALMSDLSGPYRARTISVAWFMMVAFGIVTTGIVIAKYFDLNLSKLSTDVTTLDAAALDQVLGRLFYTVVGISIVLAAVAIIGMEPRHHQAATDDETPPTLRETIAIMTADRDSKLFFAVITLGIFGVNAQDVLLEPYGAQVLQMSLADTTRLQPMWGGATLISMLLAGFILAHQLSQKNMALIGAVLSTLGLGLVIAAADLGTGMLRIGVFTLGMGNGIFAVGALSMMMDMTRPGQAATYLGVWGIAQAVAQGVAGLTAGVGRAGLELITGKIGLAYQGVFALEALALVATACLLLLMGRATPQRNQKRRDDRHGVEHLADAVSAS, from the coding sequence ATGTCATCTCCGGCTAGACCACCATTGTCGTTACTGGCTACGATTCGACTGGGACTCCTCAATGTCACCGTTGGCATGAACGCCCTACTTGTCTTTGGCGTACTCAACCGGGTGCTGATTAGTGAGTGGCAGATCAATGCGGCGCTGGTTGGCCTGTTTGTGTGCATGCACTATGTCGTCTGCCCGATGCGAACACTCGCCGGGTATGCGTCAGACACCAAGCCGCTCTGGGGATACCGGCGGACACCCTACATTGTCGGGGGCATGGCCGTTGCGTTTGGCTCACTCATCCTTATCTTGCACAGCGCGCAGTGGATTCGCACCCAGCCGGTCTGGGGCAGCCTCGCGTGCGCGGTGGCGTTTGCGCTCTGGGGACTGGGACTCAACACCGCGTCTGTCCCGTACTTGGCGCTGATGAGCGACCTTTCTGGTCCATACCGCGCGCGGACGATTTCGGTTGCCTGGTTCATGATGGTGGCCTTTGGGATCGTGACCACCGGTATCGTCATTGCCAAGTACTTTGATCTGAACCTGTCGAAGCTTTCCACGGATGTGACGACCCTGGACGCGGCGGCCCTTGACCAAGTGCTTGGAAGGCTATTTTACACCGTTGTTGGCATTTCCATCGTGCTGGCAGCGGTCGCCATCATTGGCATGGAGCCGCGCCACCACCAAGCGGCGACGGACGACGAAACACCGCCAACGCTGCGCGAAACCATCGCCATCATGACCGCTGACCGTGACTCGAAGCTGTTCTTTGCCGTCATCACGCTTGGCATTTTTGGGGTCAACGCCCAGGACGTGCTGCTCGAACCCTATGGCGCGCAAGTGCTTCAGATGTCGCTGGCCGACACCACCCGCTTGCAGCCCATGTGGGGTGGGGCAACCCTCATCTCGATGCTCTTGGCTGGCTTTATCCTGGCCCACCAACTCTCGCAGAAAAACATGGCATTGATTGGCGCGGTGTTGAGTACGCTGGGACTGGGACTGGTGATCGCCGCCGCCGATCTGGGCACCGGGATGCTGCGCATAGGGGTCTTCACCCTAGGGATGGGAAACGGCATTTTTGCGGTTGGGGCGCTCTCCATGATGATGGACATGACCCGCCCTGGACAAGCCGCGACCTACCTTGGGGTCTGGGGCATTGCCCAGGCTGTCGCGCAAGGGGTGGCCGGGTTGACCGCCGGTGTAGGCCGCGCCGGACTGGAACTCATCACTGGGAAAATCGGATTAGCGTACCAAGGCGTTTTCGCACTCGAAGCCTTGGCTTTGGTGGCCACCGCCTGCCTATTGTTGTTGATGGGGCGGGCGACGCCTCAGCGAAATCAAAAACGGCGGGATGACCGCCACGGCGTCGAGCATCTGGCTGACGCTGTCAGCGCAAGCTAA
- a CDS encoding MoaD/ThiS family protein encodes MAVTIELSSVYLPLTENNRAVPVEATTVGEALRKLTDKYTKLGKEIYTGRGLRQPTVSIYVNSRDINTLEDINTRLENGDVVTVVPSVGWKRPYGTI; translated from the coding sequence ATGGCCGTTACGATTGAACTTTCATCCGTGTATCTCCCCTTGACTGAAAACAACCGTGCTGTTCCGGTTGAAGCGACGACGGTGGGCGAGGCACTCCGAAAACTGACCGACAAGTACACCAAGCTCGGCAAAGAGATTTACACCGGACGCGGGCTTCGTCAGCCGACCGTCAGCATTTATGTCAATAGCCGTGACATCAACACCCTGGAAGACATCAACACGCGCCTCGAAAACGGTGATGTCGTTACGGTTGTGCCTTCGGTAGGGTGGAAGCGCCCCTACGGCACAATTTGA
- a CDS encoding DUF1684 domain-containing protein, which produces MTNGCATNAPRPVVSSPPSPVGAPSPTSLPANPLDDPAAPVEVVARAVVAQRQMKDRAFKEDEDSPVPADQRATFTGLAYFPFDAKYRFVATLEPCPQPEVIETETTRPDDTRRYRCAGVFRFTVDGVACRLVALTPDLGVSDAATDLFIPFRDTTAGTQTYPAGRYLQLKRRGDNAYVLDFNQAFNPYCAYGGNYSCPLPPPENHLTVAIRAGEMRWK; this is translated from the coding sequence GTGACAAATGGTTGCGCAACCAACGCCCCACGCCCTGTGGTGTCTTCTCCGCCGTCGCCGGTGGGCGCGCCGTCGCCCACTTCGCTGCCCGCAAATCCGCTTGACGATCCGGCGGCGCCGGTCGAGGTCGTCGCGCGTGCCGTGGTCGCGCAGCGGCAAATGAAAGACCGGGCTTTCAAGGAAGACGAAGATTCTCCGGTGCCGGCTGACCAGCGCGCAACCTTCACCGGCTTGGCCTATTTTCCCTTCGATGCCAAGTACCGCTTCGTCGCAACCCTTGAACCGTGTCCCCAGCCCGAGGTGATTGAAACGGAAACGACGCGCCCGGATGACACGCGGCGCTACCGCTGTGCCGGGGTATTTCGCTTTACCGTGGATGGCGTGGCGTGTCGGTTGGTGGCCCTGACACCAGACTTGGGCGTTTCAGATGCCGCGACGGACCTGTTCATTCCCTTTCGGGATACGACGGCCGGCACGCAGACCTACCCGGCCGGGCGCTACCTGCAACTCAAGCGACGCGGTGACAATGCGTACGTGCTTGACTTCAACCAGGCGTTCAACCCCTATTGCGCATATGGCGGCAACTACAGTTGTCCGCTTCCGCCGCCAGAAAATCACCTCACGGTTGCCATTCGCGCCGGTGAGATGCGCTGGAAGTAG
- the hutH gene encoding histidine ammonia-lyase has protein sequence MQLTGYDLTLDDLTAVAHDRRSVVEIAPDVPARLVAARAVVTDIIAQGRIVYGVNTGFGKLSSVTIPATSLAELQVNLVRSHACGVGNPLSEAETRAMLLLRANVLAHGLSGARPVVLEQLVAMLNAGVHPVIPEKGSVGASGDLAPLAHLALVLIGEGEAYFGSERLPGQAALRRAGLYPIALEAKEGLALLNGTQAMSAVGGLALARLLQLAQLADVAGALSLDALHGTATAFDARIHAARPHAGQRAVAAHLRGLLNGSEIMASHRDCPRVQDAYSLRCMPQVHGAVRDVFNFARQTLETEFNSATDNPLVFTDHNDVLSGGNFHGAPVALALDACAMAAATLGGIAERRIERLLNPDLSELPAFLSRQPGTQSGLMMAQVTAAALCNENMGLAHPASVGSLPTGAAKEDVVSMGMTAALKLRTVAENVANILAIELLAAAQALPFLRPRRTSPVLQRVEDFLHTLVPPLEQDAPLSPCIAAIREHLPEVLAVAAGADEA, from the coding sequence ATGCAACTGACCGGTTATGATTTGACATTGGACGACCTGACGGCGGTCGCGCATGACCGCCGATCGGTGGTCGAAATCGCGCCAGACGTGCCAGCCCGATTGGTCGCGGCACGGGCCGTTGTGACCGACATCATCGCCCAAGGGCGCATCGTGTACGGCGTCAACACCGGGTTTGGCAAGCTGTCGTCGGTTACGATTCCGGCGACGTCCCTGGCCGAGCTTCAGGTCAACCTCGTCCGCTCCCATGCGTGCGGGGTTGGCAATCCGCTTTCCGAAGCTGAAACCCGCGCCATGCTGCTGCTGCGCGCCAATGTGCTTGCGCACGGACTTTCCGGCGCGCGGCCGGTCGTCCTTGAGCAGCTCGTAGCCATGCTCAATGCCGGCGTCCACCCGGTCATTCCCGAAAAAGGGTCGGTCGGCGCAAGCGGCGACCTCGCCCCACTGGCGCATCTGGCGCTCGTTCTCATTGGCGAAGGCGAAGCCTACTTCGGCAGCGAACGTCTTCCGGGACAAGCTGCGCTGCGCCGCGCCGGCCTGTACCCCATTGCCCTTGAAGCCAAGGAGGGGCTGGCGCTACTCAACGGGACGCAAGCCATGAGCGCCGTCGGAGGGCTGGCCCTGGCCCGGCTGCTTCAACTGGCCCAACTTGCCGATGTGGCCGGGGCGCTTTCGCTCGACGCGCTGCACGGAACGGCTACCGCTTTTGATGCGCGAATCCACGCGGCGCGCCCCCATGCCGGACAACGTGCCGTGGCCGCACACCTGCGCGGACTCCTGAACGGAAGTGAAATCATGGCGTCGCACCGCGATTGTCCACGTGTCCAGGACGCCTACAGTTTACGGTGCATGCCGCAGGTGCATGGCGCCGTCCGGGATGTTTTCAACTTCGCGCGCCAGACACTCGAAACCGAATTCAACAGCGCGACCGACAACCCGCTGGTGTTCACCGACCACAACGACGTTCTTTCCGGCGGCAACTTTCACGGCGCACCGGTTGCCTTGGCGCTGGATGCTTGCGCCATGGCCGCGGCCACGCTGGGTGGCATCGCCGAACGCCGCATCGAACGCCTCCTCAACCCAGACTTGTCCGAGCTGCCGGCCTTTCTCTCCCGCCAGCCCGGAACCCAATCCGGGCTGATGATGGCGCAGGTCACGGCCGCCGCGCTGTGCAATGAAAACATGGGGCTGGCGCACCCGGCCTCGGTTGGGTCGCTACCGACTGGCGCAGCGAAGGAGGATGTTGTTTCGATGGGCATGACGGCCGCGCTCAAGCTCCGCACGGTTGCCGAAAACGTCGCCAATATCCTGGCCATCGAACTGTTGGCCGCCGCGCAGGCGCTCCCCTTCTTGCGTCCGCGCCGGACCAGTCCGGTGCTTCAGCGGGTCGAGGACTTCCTGCATACGCTTGTGCCGCCACTCGAACAGGATGCGCCCCTGTCACCCTGTATCGCTGCCATCCGGGAACACCTGCCCGAAGTCTTGGCAGTAGCCGCAGGAGCGGATGAGGCGTAG
- the gatA gene encoding Asp-tRNA(Asn)/Glu-tRNA(Gln) amidotransferase subunit GatA, with the protein MATLLDFDIDRLHVAFQARDCSATEICQSALDTIERRNPELNALLSTLPEQALRQAAETDARLAAGEPLRPLDGVPVVIKDNQCLAGTRTTCASKILANYTATYTATAVARLAAAGAVIVGKANLDEFAMGSSNENSAFGPVRHPLDPTRVPGGSSGGSAAAVAAGMCLAATGSDTGGSIRQPASFCGIVGVKPTYGRVSRYGLVAFGSSLDQIGPMTRTVRDAARMLGVMAGHDSHDATSSLHPVPDYLAELDADLRGWRIGIVREAFGDGLDAEVSAAARAALKIYENLGATLVEVSLPHLSYAIADYYIIATAEASANLARFDGVRYGYRAPEATTVHDLYALSREQGFGPEVKRRILLGTYALSSGYYDAYYLKAQKVRTLLRRDFEQAFEQCEVLVTPTSPTPAFKLGEKTDDPLQMYLSDIYTVTLNLAGVPGLSLPCGKTRDGLPIGLQVIAPMFEESRMFQAGRALEQSLAQAAV; encoded by the coding sequence GTGGCAACTCTACTCGATTTCGACATTGACCGCTTGCATGTGGCTTTTCAGGCACGCGACTGTTCCGCGACGGAAATTTGTCAATCCGCCTTGGATACGATTGAACGCCGCAATCCAGAACTCAACGCCCTGCTGTCAACGCTCCCGGAGCAAGCGCTTCGCCAAGCGGCGGAAACCGACGCCCGCCTGGCGGCCGGCGAGCCACTGCGTCCCCTCGATGGCGTTCCGGTCGTCATCAAGGACAATCAGTGCCTGGCTGGGACGCGCACGACCTGCGCTTCAAAGATACTGGCCAACTACACGGCGACCTACACCGCGACGGCCGTTGCCAGGCTCGCGGCCGCTGGGGCCGTCATCGTGGGCAAGGCAAACCTCGACGAATTCGCCATGGGGTCATCAAACGAAAACTCGGCGTTTGGCCCGGTGCGCCATCCACTTGACCCGACGCGCGTTCCGGGTGGTTCGAGCGGCGGCAGTGCGGCCGCGGTTGCGGCCGGGATGTGTTTGGCGGCAACCGGCAGCGACACCGGCGGTTCGATTCGTCAACCGGCCAGCTTCTGCGGCATCGTCGGTGTCAAGCCGACCTATGGACGTGTATCACGCTATGGGTTGGTTGCCTTCGGGTCGTCGCTCGATCAAATCGGGCCCATGACGCGCACGGTGCGCGATGCGGCGCGGATGCTTGGCGTCATGGCCGGTCACGACAGCCATGACGCAACAAGCTCACTGCATCCAGTCCCGGATTACCTGGCCGAACTCGATGCCGACCTGCGCGGCTGGCGGATTGGAATTGTCCGCGAAGCGTTTGGTGACGGACTCGATGCCGAGGTCAGCGCCGCGGCGCGGGCAGCCCTGAAAATCTATGAGAACCTTGGGGCGACGCTGGTCGAAGTCTCACTGCCGCACTTGAGCTACGCGATTGCCGATTACTACATCATCGCCACGGCTGAGGCGAGCGCCAATCTGGCGCGTTTTGACGGCGTTCGGTATGGCTATCGCGCGCCGGAAGCGACGACGGTCCACGACCTGTATGCCCTGAGCCGCGAGCAGGGTTTTGGGCCGGAGGTCAAGCGGCGCATTTTGCTGGGAACCTATGCCCTGTCGTCCGGCTACTATGATGCCTACTACCTGAAGGCCCAAAAAGTGCGCACGCTGTTGCGCCGGGACTTCGAGCAAGCCTTTGAGCAGTGCGAGGTTCTGGTGACGCCCACATCGCCGACTCCGGCTTTCAAACTTGGCGAGAAAACGGATGACCCGCTCCAGATGTACCTTTCCGACATCTACACTGTCACGCTCAACTTGGCCGGTGTCCCTGGGTTGAGCCTGCCCTGTGGTAAAACCCGTGACGGGCTGCCGATTGGGCTTCAGGTCATTGCGCCGATGTTTGAGGAAAGCCGAATGTTTCAGGCCGGCCGGGCGCTGGAGCAGTCGCTGGCCCAGGCGGCGGTGTGA
- a CDS encoding HEAT repeat domain-containing protein, whose amino-acid sequence MLIPFFLRNRLVAGILTAAVGLSPTVVAPSIQVAHASAGVSSPLVRVLASGNDERQANLEAARMILEQGLTERNPDRRSEAAMALSLTRVENNPFPLLETAIADKDMYVQIATCATLAGLRDPRALPLLKQALASETPEVAFAAAKALYLQGDQEGKLALLDIATGERKAKSSYFSAQRRTMFRAMKTPGGFFRLAFRYGIGFAPVPGLGMGLSSLAGLLADANLSGRAQAIAALPPVKDDDTVVMLREALTDEDWTVRAAAVHALAMSDQTDVLGDLVPLFQDKKEAVRYRAAAAYLRLAVEPAKPPRQRDRKPSTPRRRRD is encoded by the coding sequence ATGCTGATACCCTTTTTTTTGAGAAACCGGCTGGTGGCTGGCATCCTCACGGCGGCAGTGGGGCTTTCGCCGACAGTGGTGGCGCCGTCAATCCAGGTAGCGCATGCGTCGGCGGGTGTCTCGTCGCCGCTCGTTCGGGTGCTTGCGTCAGGTAATGACGAGCGCCAGGCCAACCTGGAAGCGGCCCGAATGATTCTGGAACAGGGCCTTACTGAAAGAAACCCCGACCGGCGGAGTGAGGCCGCGATGGCCCTGAGCCTCACGCGGGTCGAGAATAATCCCTTCCCGCTGCTCGAAACGGCCATTGCCGACAAGGATATGTACGTTCAGATCGCCACCTGCGCAACACTGGCCGGGTTGCGCGATCCGCGGGCTTTGCCATTGCTCAAGCAGGCGCTCGCCAGCGAGACCCCCGAAGTTGCCTTTGCCGCTGCCAAAGCGCTGTATCTGCAGGGCGACCAGGAAGGAAAACTCGCTTTGCTCGACATTGCCACCGGTGAACGTAAGGCCAAGTCTAGCTATTTCTCGGCACAGCGCCGCACGATGTTTCGTGCTATGAAGACGCCCGGCGGATTTTTCCGCCTGGCATTTCGCTACGGTATTGGTTTCGCGCCCGTGCCGGGTTTGGGCATGGGACTCTCCTCCCTGGCCGGATTGCTGGCGGACGCCAATCTTTCCGGGCGTGCCCAAGCCATTGCCGCGTTGCCCCCCGTGAAGGATGACGATACCGTAGTCATGCTGCGGGAGGCGCTGACGGATGAAGACTGGACGGTACGCGCCGCGGCCGTTCATGCCCTGGCGATGAGTGACCAGACGGATGTGCTGGGCGACCTCGTGCCCTTGTTTCAAGATAAAAAGGAAGCTGTCCGGTATCGGGCCGCCGCCGCCTACCTCCGTTTGGCAGTTGAGCCAGCCAAACCACCCCGGCAGCGGGATAGAAAGCCGTCCACACCTCGGCGCCGGAGAGATTGA
- a CDS encoding DUF6079 family protein: protein MAVETTKTQKIRDCLNLAEFTPVDFAALGWERELLQRALLTYEFGDILQRLSERLVEPTPDGHRASLLVGPPGSGKSYLLRLVCALAQAAGKPFGQGSRRLQDIHAQLGPRRWQVVSLYGDQVNVSDPSLAPLDYLGRFINYALKSDLSSSAKATPSADDLLSACRSIPQSDGIVILIDGLDDILQSRTPRTAGLVVETLVLLSQLSCQLPLSVYVSATDILLDSVKGRRLSADQIAELLKHYQIQYLGENAIPALIGAHLLTKNARQRHAVTQVREQLQAKLPELQLDEPRLINLYPLHPMAWDIGARLRRYLSGFSFPAFALKAAERIRNRPAESLFTVDEMFDALEPLLRAAPPLAYAFENYDQAIAAVIPRISQGQRLHTRMLLKAVLMHSLAGIPATVRDLTNGILFYDLYGQKPTYKLSAALLQQIKALTKSVITIGDDPNEREYRFALQPGEALDNLVDAQASTITDNDPRINLALLASGGQLFDDFPFGLGDGGDKLWSIRCAHLWHIIRQDALGVVWEPAQAHRGSDYQMRVHFPRRVGQADFDLDNLRADEPGVHWLPGALDNDDVWTLKRLVCLSDPTLLGGGVPTDDIAQQVSDATRQAGVALFRRKYLSEGRFVFRSGTVSDVPPPTMPAPWQMWEWLLPLTSPISPEGVPEALSLDAALWIGHLVAPTRQRVEMCIPEDVDRALSELGAYYQAWRQRDLSKAVEALSQAPEQETEIWEAIETIRRFDRVASHVRHALLRKSIAEEMEEVMFLFDSDLDALWRDRARLEAVYSYRQAQASSEAKLRYLNESFPTNNPVAERIRSTFKLRGAPAWQLFYPNHRKQVDLAFGAFQPVYAEYYTLLHAGATQSNVIEPLCTRLVSSPEWRNMEMLTQLSMSRQDFLVDAINEISNLYQMVCTEPVEEILLTQPKCRCGFAPEEAGRLKAAEERALGLVRRGLDIHRDILRGLRDDIRERLKRRRQQVSPETIHKIAALVGNDEMPLLDDETIRVLNEVLTE from the coding sequence ATGGCGGTGGAAACAACCAAAACGCAAAAAATTCGTGACTGTCTGAATCTGGCCGAATTTACCCCGGTGGATTTTGCCGCACTAGGCTGGGAACGTGAACTGCTTCAGCGCGCGCTGCTGACCTATGAGTTTGGGGATATTCTCCAACGCTTGAGTGAGCGCCTGGTCGAGCCAACGCCAGACGGTCACCGCGCTTCGCTGTTGGTCGGGCCGCCTGGGAGTGGAAAGTCGTACCTCCTGCGACTGGTGTGCGCGCTAGCCCAGGCGGCTGGCAAACCGTTTGGGCAAGGTTCGCGGCGGCTGCAAGACATTCATGCCCAGCTTGGGCCGCGGCGGTGGCAGGTTGTGAGCCTGTATGGTGACCAAGTCAACGTGTCTGATCCATCCCTCGCGCCACTTGATTACCTGGGGCGTTTCATCAACTACGCCTTGAAGTCGGACCTGTCATCTTCGGCGAAGGCCACCCCCTCGGCGGATGACCTGTTGTCGGCTTGCCGCTCCATTCCCCAAAGCGATGGCATTGTCATACTCATTGACGGGCTTGATGACATATTGCAGTCCAGGACGCCCCGAACGGCCGGGCTGGTGGTGGAAACACTCGTGCTGTTGAGCCAGCTTTCGTGTCAATTACCGTTGAGTGTTTATGTTTCAGCGACTGACATTTTGCTTGATAGTGTCAAGGGGCGTCGGCTGTCGGCCGACCAGATTGCCGAACTTCTGAAGCACTATCAGATTCAATACCTTGGCGAAAACGCCATTCCAGCCCTCATTGGCGCACACCTGCTGACCAAAAACGCCCGGCAGCGGCATGCCGTGACGCAGGTTCGCGAGCAGCTTCAGGCAAAGTTGCCTGAGCTTCAGCTCGATGAACCACGGCTCATCAACCTGTATCCGCTCCACCCAATGGCCTGGGATATTGGCGCGCGATTGCGGCGCTACCTGAGCGGCTTTTCTTTTCCGGCCTTTGCACTCAAAGCTGCTGAACGCATTCGGAACCGCCCGGCGGAAAGCCTCTTCACGGTGGACGAAATGTTCGATGCGCTTGAGCCGTTGCTGCGCGCTGCGCCTCCGCTCGCCTATGCTTTTGAAAACTACGACCAGGCGATAGCGGCTGTCATTCCACGCATCAGTCAAGGGCAGCGCCTGCACACACGCATGCTGCTCAAAGCAGTATTGATGCACTCGCTCGCCGGCATTCCAGCGACGGTCCGCGACCTGACCAACGGGATTCTCTTTTATGACCTCTATGGTCAGAAACCCACCTACAAACTATCGGCCGCGCTGCTTCAACAAATCAAGGCGTTGACCAAGTCGGTCATTACCATCGGCGATGACCCGAATGAGCGCGAATATCGTTTCGCGTTGCAGCCTGGCGAGGCGCTCGACAATCTCGTTGATGCTCAAGCCAGCACGATAACTGACAACGATCCCCGGATTAACCTGGCTTTGCTGGCCTCCGGCGGCCAGCTCTTCGATGACTTCCCATTTGGACTGGGTGATGGAGGCGACAAGCTCTGGAGTATTCGCTGCGCCCACCTCTGGCATATCATCCGGCAGGATGCGCTAGGGGTTGTGTGGGAGCCGGCGCAAGCCCACCGCGGCAGCGACTACCAGATGCGCGTTCACTTTCCGCGGCGGGTTGGGCAGGCCGACTTTGACCTCGACAACTTACGCGCCGATGAACCTGGGGTGCATTGGCTGCCCGGCGCGCTCGATAATGATGACGTCTGGACACTCAAGCGGCTGGTTTGCCTGTCTGATCCAACGCTGCTTGGCGGCGGTGTTCCGACCGACGACATTGCGCAACAAGTCTCTGATGCCACCCGCCAAGCGGGTGTCGCGCTGTTCCGTCGCAAGTATCTATCCGAAGGCCGTTTTGTCTTCCGAAGCGGCACGGTCAGTGATGTTCCACCACCAACCATGCCGGCACCGTGGCAAATGTGGGAGTGGCTGCTCCCACTCACGTCACCCATTTCGCCGGAAGGCGTACCGGAGGCGCTATCGCTCGATGCGGCCCTGTGGATCGGCCACCTCGTGGCGCCGACGCGCCAGCGCGTCGAGATGTGCATTCCAGAAGACGTGGACCGGGCGCTTTCAGAACTGGGCGCTTATTATCAAGCCTGGCGGCAGCGCGATCTTTCAAAAGCTGTCGAAGCCCTGTCACAAGCGCCTGAGCAAGAGACCGAGATTTGGGAGGCAATCGAAACCATCCGGCGGTTTGACCGGGTTGCGTCCCATGTGCGCCACGCCTTGCTGCGAAAGTCCATTGCGGAAGAGATGGAAGAGGTCATGTTCCTGTTTGACAGCGACCTCGATGCGCTGTGGCGCGACCGCGCCAGGCTGGAGGCGGTCTATAGTTACCGTCAGGCGCAGGCCAGTAGCGAAGCCAAGCTCCGCTACCTCAATGAAAGCTTCCCAACCAATAACCCTGTTGCCGAACGGATTCGTTCAACTTTCAAACTGCGGGGAGCGCCGGCTTGGCAGTTGTTTTACCCAAACCATCGCAAGCAGGTGGACTTGGCCTTCGGGGCTTTTCAGCCGGTTTATGCCGAGTATTACACCTTGCTTCACGCCGGCGCGACGCAATCCAATGTCATCGAGCCACTGTGCACGCGCCTGGTTTCAAGCCCAGAGTGGCGCAACATGGAAATGCTCACCCAGTTGAGCATGAGTCGGCAGGACTTTCTGGTGGATGCGATCAATGAAATTTCCAACCTCTACCAAATGGTCTGCACCGAGCCGGTTGAGGAAATTCTCCTGACGCAGCCCAAATGCCGCTGCGGTTTCGCCCCAGAGGAAGCCGGCCGGCTGAAAGCTGCCGAAGAGCGGGCGCTCGGCCTGGTGCGCCGCGGCCTCGACATTCACCGTGATATTCTTCGAGGACTACGGGATGACATCCGTGAGCGCCTCAAGCGGCGGCGGCAGCAAGTTTCGCCGGAGACGATTCACAAGATTGCGGCTCTTGTTGGGAACGATGAGATGCCACTGCTCGACGACGAGACGATTCGAGTTCTGAATGAAGTGCTCACCGAGTGA